In the genome of Kallotenue papyrolyticum, the window GGTAGATATCCTGCTCGAAGCCGCGCCACACTCGCTGGACGTGAATGCTATTCGTCGCGCGCTGGCCGCCTCGCCGGGCGTGGCCGATGTACACGATCTGCACGTCTGGAGCGTCGCCTCCAACTTCGTGGCCCTCAGCGGCCACGTGCGGCTGCAGCGCGCGCCAAGCTGCCGTGAGCACCAGCAGACCCTACGCGACTTGCGTCGGCTGCTGCGTGAGCGCTTCGGCATCCAGCACGTCACGCTCCAGCTCGAGGAACCAACCTTCACGGAAGACGCCGCGCCCGACGCATCACGGCCTTAGAGCAACGCGCTCGCGGTCCGTGCGCCGGCTCTGCGCCTCCAACAGAGGCCGGATGTGCGCCTCGAAATCCTCGTCGGTCAACTCGCCCTGCTTGATGAAGCGCACCACGCCCTGGCGATCGATGACGTAGGAGCGCGGCAGAAACTGCACCACCCACTGCCGCGCAACGGCGCCGGACTCATCCAGCAGGATCGGGTAGCTGACGGCGTAGCGCTGCGCGAAGTCTTCGACCGCCGCGCGCGAATCCTGGAACAGTGTGTTGATACCAAGGATACGCAGCCCTGCGTCGCGGTGGTGCTGATCCCAATCCACGAAGCGCGGCGTCTCCTGCTCGCAGGGACCACACCAGCTCGCCCAGAAGTTGACGACCACCACATTAC includes:
- a CDS encoding peroxiredoxin family protein; the protein is MIVGIVPRLAWLSALLALLAACGATPPAPTQGRPAPDFRLASLAGEPVRLSELRGNVVVVNFWASWCGPCEQETPRFVDWDQHHRDAGLRILGINTLFQDSRAAVEDFAQRYAVSYPILLDESGAVARQWVVQFLPRSYVIDRQGVVRFIKQGELTDEDFEAHIRPLLEAQSRRTDRERVALRP